One window of the Lynx canadensis isolate LIC74 chromosome D3, mLynCan4.pri.v2, whole genome shotgun sequence genome contains the following:
- the LOC115528509 gene encoding glycolipid transfer protein, with translation MALLAEHLLKPLPADKQIETGPFLEAVSHLPPFFDCLGSPVFTPIKADISGNITKIKAVYDSNPAKFRTLQNILEVEKEMYGAEWPKVGATLALMWLKRGLRFIQVFLQSICDGERDENHPNLIRVNATKAYEMALKKYHGWIVQKIFQAALYAAPYKSDFLKALSKGQNVTEEECLEKVRLFLVNYTATIDVIYEMYTKMNAELNYKV, from the exons ATGGCGCTGCTGGCCGAGCACCTGCTGAAGCCGCTGCCCGCGGACAAGCAGATCGAGACGGGGCCCTTCCTCGAGGCGGTGTCCCACCTGCCGCCCTTCTTCG ATTGCCTCGGGTCCCCAGTGTTTACTCCCATCAAGGCAGACATAAGTGGCAACATCACG AAAATCAAAGCCGTGTACGACAGCAACCCGGCCAAATTCCGGACCCTGCAGAACATCctggaggtggagaaggaaatgTACGGAGCAGAGTGGCCCAAAGTGGGAGCCACGCTGGCGCTGATGTGGCTGAAAAG GGGCCTCCGCTTCATCCAGGTCTTCCTCCAGAGCATCTGCGACGGGGAGCGGGACGAGAATCACCCCAACCTCATCCGCGTCAACGCCACCAAGGCCTACGAGATGGCCCTCAAGAAGTACCACGGCTGGATCGTGCAGAAGATCTTCCAG GCAGCGCTCTACGCGGCACCCTACAAGTCTGACTTCCTGAAAGCGCTCTCCAAGGGGCAGAACGTGACAGAGGAAGAGTGCCTGGAGAAGGTCCGTCTCTTCCTGGTCAACTACACGGCCACCATCGACGTCATCTACGAGATGTACACCAAGATGAACGCCGAGCTCAACTACAAGGTGTAG